The Antricoccus suffuscus genome window below encodes:
- the mtrA gene encoding MtrAB system response regulator MtrA, whose product MKPRVLVVDDDTALAEMLGIVLRNEGFDAAFVADGARAITAYRELRPDLILLDLMLPGMNGIDVCRAIRAESGVPIVMLTAKSDTVDVVLGLESGADDYMVKPFKPKELVARIRTRLRRVEPEDAEELEIVGIQIDVPGHKVSRYGEPIALTPLEFDLLVALARKPRQVFTRELLLEQVWGYRHAADTRLVNVHVQRLRSKIERDPERPEIVLTVRGVGYKAGPP is encoded by the coding sequence ATGAAGCCACGGGTACTCGTAGTCGATGACGACACGGCGCTTGCCGAGATGCTCGGTATCGTGCTGCGCAACGAGGGCTTTGACGCGGCATTCGTCGCCGACGGGGCGCGGGCCATCACCGCCTACCGCGAACTCAGACCGGACTTGATTCTGCTCGACCTGATGCTGCCCGGGATGAACGGCATCGACGTGTGTCGCGCGATCCGGGCCGAGTCCGGCGTACCGATCGTGATGCTTACCGCCAAGTCCGACACTGTCGACGTCGTACTCGGGCTGGAGTCCGGGGCCGATGACTACATGGTCAAGCCGTTCAAGCCCAAAGAGCTAGTCGCCCGCATCCGCACCCGGCTGCGCAGAGTCGAACCCGAGGACGCCGAGGAGCTCGAGATCGTCGGGATCCAGATCGACGTACCAGGTCACAAGGTCAGCAGGTACGGCGAGCCGATCGCGCTCACTCCGCTGGAGTTCGACCTGCTGGTCGCGTTGGCGCGCAAACCGCGCCAGGTGTTCACCCGCGAGTTGTTGCTCGAGCAGGTCTGGGGTTACCGGCACGCGGCCGACACACGGCTGGTCAACGTGCACGTGCAGCGGCTGCGCTCGAAAATCGAACGTGACCCCGAACGCCCGGAAATCGTGCTCACCGTGCGCGGCGTCGGCTATAAGGCAGGCCCGCCGTAA